The following proteins come from a genomic window of Rhodoligotrophos sp. CJ14:
- a CDS encoding aspartate aminotransferase family protein: MIAAVLPTYARMPVAFERGQGAYLYTETGEQYLDFGAGIAVNALGHCHPHLVEALKAQADKIWHTSNLYQVPGQQKLAERLVAASFADTIFFCNSGAEALECSIKMARRYHWANGAPERFRIITLEGAFHGRTLATIAAGGQKKHLEGFGPAVEGFDQVAFGDIEAVRQAIGPETAGVLVEPIQGEGGLRALTPAYLRALRNLCDEHGILLLLDEVQCGIGRTGKLFAYEWAGITPDILATAKGLGGGFPIGACLATEKAGSGMTAGAHGSTFGGNPLAMAVANAVLDVILAPGFLEGVQDKSRNLTQRLAQLQDEHPEVIEEVRGAGLMRALKCKIPNQDLIKACLDEHLLTVSGGDNVVRLLPPLIISDQQIEEAVQCLSRACKNLDHVNGHQA; encoded by the coding sequence ATGATCGCGGCTGTCTTGCCGACCTATGCGCGCATGCCGGTGGCTTTTGAGCGGGGGCAGGGTGCCTACCTCTACACCGAGACGGGCGAACAATATCTTGATTTCGGCGCCGGGATCGCCGTGAACGCGCTGGGGCACTGCCATCCCCATCTTGTCGAGGCGCTGAAGGCGCAAGCCGACAAGATCTGGCATACATCCAATCTCTATCAGGTTCCCGGCCAGCAAAAACTGGCCGAGCGGCTGGTGGCGGCAAGTTTTGCCGACACGATATTCTTCTGCAATTCGGGCGCCGAGGCGCTGGAATGCTCAATCAAGATGGCGCGGCGCTATCATTGGGCGAATGGTGCGCCCGAGCGCTTCCGCATCATCACTCTGGAAGGGGCCTTTCATGGCCGGACCTTGGCGACCATTGCCGCCGGCGGCCAGAAAAAGCACCTCGAAGGCTTTGGCCCGGCTGTCGAAGGTTTTGACCAGGTGGCCTTCGGTGACATCGAGGCGGTGCGGCAGGCGATCGGACCGGAAACGGCCGGTGTCCTTGTTGAGCCGATCCAGGGCGAAGGCGGCCTGCGCGCCCTGACGCCGGCCTATCTGCGCGCCTTGCGCAATCTCTGTGATGAACATGGCATTCTGCTGTTGCTGGACGAGGTCCAATGCGGCATCGGCCGGACGGGCAAGCTATTCGCCTATGAATGGGCAGGCATCACGCCGGATATCCTGGCCACCGCCAAGGGGCTCGGTGGCGGTTTTCCGATCGGCGCCTGCCTGGCGACCGAAAAAGCGGGCTCCGGTATGACCGCCGGCGCGCATGGTTCGACCTTCGGCGGCAATCCGCTGGCCATGGCCGTCGCCAATGCGGTTCTGGATGTCATCTTGGCGCCGGGATTTCTTGAAGGCGTGCAAGACAAGTCCAGAAATCTGACGCAGCGGCTCGCGCAACTCCAGGATGAGCATCCCGAGGTGATCGAGGAGGTGCGCGGCGCAGGGCTGATGCGCGCGCTCAAATGCAAGATCCCCAACCAGGATCTGATCAAGGCTTGCCTCGACGAACACCTTTTGACCGTGAGCGGCGGCGATAATGTCGTTCGCCTGCTGCCCCCGCTGATCATTTCCGATCAGCAGATCGAAGAGGCGGTGCAGTGCCTGTCGCGGGCCTGCAAAAACCTCGATCATGTTAACGGCCATCAGGCATAA
- a CDS encoding GcrA family cell cycle regulator, producing MWTDERVDLLKRLWTEGLSASQIASKLGEVTRNAVIGKVHRLGLSGRGTPSRTQHARPRTKTRQAPTSGKITQFPTLGATALQVQPEAVPEAPPAPQPQPIRQVYSSSNEGVNILQLSDKTCRWPVGEPGTDSFHFCGCAPKSGLPYCDKHARIAYQPLQDRRRIKARGAA from the coding sequence ATGTGGACCGATGAACGGGTGGACCTGCTGAAGCGGCTCTGGACCGAGGGGCTCAGCGCCAGCCAGATCGCCAGCAAGCTTGGTGAAGTGACCCGCAACGCCGTAATCGGCAAGGTCCACAGGTTGGGCCTTTCTGGTCGCGGAACGCCGTCACGAACCCAGCATGCGCGGCCGCGCACCAAGACCCGCCAGGCGCCAACATCCGGAAAGATCACACAGTTTCCCACTCTTGGCGCCACTGCCCTGCAGGTGCAGCCGGAAGCGGTTCCAGAAGCGCCTCCCGCGCCGCAGCCACAGCCCATCAGGCAGGTTTATTCCTCCTCCAACGAGGGAGTGAACATCCTGCAACTCAGTGACAAGACCTGCCGCTGGCCTGTGGGAGAACCGGGAACGGACAGCTTTCATTTCTGTGGCTGTGCTCCCAAATCGGGCTTGCCCTATTGCGATAAGCACGCGCGCATTGCCTATCAGCCTCTGCAAGACCGTCGCAGGATCAAGGCCCGGGGCGCCGCGTAA